A region from the Vespula pensylvanica isolate Volc-1 chromosome 9, ASM1446617v1, whole genome shotgun sequence genome encodes:
- the LOC122631461 gene encoding MAPK regulated corepressor interacting protein 2-like, with protein sequence MYTVSKGPSKIVAKTRRGISQNLERLETLRDLTRKTVPENEHETTRHVPKPVFHINGKSKFNTQRHQMQEVITPQHEELIKFVYESWNQVNTRQRSESLDGSDCSEPSSPSSIVYYNDGEPNDILQDFKPFDLESWWGKRLFNNITNSL encoded by the exons ATGTATACCGTATCTAAAGGGCCTAGTAAGATTGTAGCGAAGACTCGTAgag GTATCAGTCAGAATCTCGAGAGATTAGAAACTTTACGTGATCTAACGAGAAAGACAGTCCCTGAAAACGAACACGAAACCACCCG TCATGTGCCAAAGCCAGTCTTTCACATCAATGGGAAGTCAAAGTTCAACACACAGAGGCATCAGATGCAAGAAGTTATAACACCACAACACGAAGAACTTATTAAGTTTGTTTATGAAT CATGGAACCAAGTTAACACAAGACAAAGAAGTGAATCCTTGGACGGATCAGATTGCTCAGAACCTTCCA gTCCTAGTtctatagtatattataatgatgGAGAACCAAATGATATTCTTCAAG aTTTTAAACCTTTTGACCTAGAGTCTTGGTGGGGTAAACGGTTATTCAATAACATCACAAATTCACTCTGA